The Staphylococcus sp. KG4-3 genome has a window encoding:
- a CDS encoding DUF423 domain-containing protein — protein MKVFIILGALNAMMAVGTGAFGAHGLENKLSEKYLSIWEKATTYQMYHGLGLLAIGIISGTTSINVNWAGWLLFFGIIFFSGSLYILALTQIRILGAVTPIGGVLFIAGWLMLVIATIKL, from the coding sequence ATGAAAGTGTTTATTATTTTAGGTGCTCTTAATGCGATGATGGCAGTGGGTACAGGTGCTTTTGGAGCACATGGATTAGAAAATAAACTATCGGAAAAATACTTATCAATTTGGGAAAAGGCAACAACTTATCAGATGTATCATGGTCTAGGATTATTAGCGATAGGTATCATTAGTGGTACTACATCGATTAATGTCAATTGGGCAGGTTGGTTACTATTCTTTGGTATTATATTTTTCAGTGGTTCATTGTATATTTTAGCTTTAACTCAAATTCGTATATTAGGCGCGGTTACGCCAATTGGCGGCGTACTATTTATTGCTGGCTGGCTAATGTTAGTTATAGCAACGATTAAATTATAA
- a CDS encoding threonine/serine exporter family protein — MYNQAIESYDEKMAKDVIMLAGRILLESGAEGSRVEDTMTRMAFTLGYKESNSFVTNTVINFMLHNESYPRIFRIKTRDTNLLRISRTNGVSRRLSLGDISLEDAFQELQKIYNEQSIQSHYLFYKFIAAAIISVSFLYLQGGYLIDVFTALVAGSLGYIVVELLHQKLHAQFIPEFMGALVIGLITIIGHHLIPGGSVATIIIAAVMPIVPGVLITNAIQDLFGGHMLMFTTKSLEALVTAFGIGAGVSTILIIF, encoded by the coding sequence ATTTATAATCAAGCAATCGAGAGTTATGATGAAAAAATGGCAAAAGATGTTATTATGCTTGCTGGAAGAATTCTATTAGAATCAGGTGCAGAAGGTTCACGCGTGGAAGATACAATGACTAGGATGGCTTTTACTTTAGGCTATAAAGAGAGCAATAGTTTTGTTACAAATACTGTCATCAATTTTATGCTACATAATGAATCTTATCCAAGGATTTTCCGGATTAAAACACGTGACACGAACCTACTTCGCATTTCACGAACAAATGGCGTTTCTAGAAGACTGTCACTTGGTGATATTTCTTTAGAAGACGCATTTCAAGAATTACAAAAAATATACAATGAACAAAGCATTCAAAGTCATTATCTTTTTTACAAATTTATAGCTGCCGCAATCATTTCAGTTAGCTTTTTATACTTACAAGGTGGCTATTTAATAGACGTTTTCACCGCATTAGTAGCCGGGTCTTTGGGCTATATCGTAGTAGAATTATTACATCAAAAATTGCATGCTCAATTTATTCCTGAATTTATGGGGGCGTTAGTAATTGGCTTAATAACAATTATAGGACATCACCTCATTCCAGGTGGTTCAGTCGCCACTATTATAATTGCTGCAGTTATGCCAATCGTACCAGGTGTGTTAATCACAAATGCCATTCAAGATTTGTTCGGTGGACATATGTTGATGTTTACCACTAAATCCTTAGAAGCACTCGTCACTGCTTTTGGTATCGGAGCTGGCGTTAGTACAATACTAATTATTTTTTAG
- a CDS encoding APC family permease — MSQNEKQIDRGDLKQNLSEKFVWAIAYGSCIGWGAFILPGDWIGQSGPISAAIGIVIGALLMILIAVSYGALVERFPVSGGAFAFSFLGFGRYVSFFSSWFLTFGYICVVALNATAFSLLIKFLLPDILETGKLYTIAGWDVYITEILIASLLLIVFMFIAIKGASVSGSLQYYFCVAMVITILLLFFGSFFGNNFSFENLQPLTNESKGWFTSIIMIVAIAPWAYVGFDNIPQTAEEFDFSPNKTFKLIVYSLLAAAFTYVLMILYTSWLSTSSTSLNGNLWLTGAVTQEAFGYIGLAVLAIAIIMGIFTGLNGFLMSSSRLLFSMGRSGIMPSVFSKLHNRYKTPYIAIIFLVAITLIAPWLGRTALTWIVDMSSTGVSIAYFITCLSAARLFSFNKSSNTYSPVYKTFAILGSIVSFIFLLLLLVPGSPASLSVPSYIALGSWLVIGLIFFVVRYPKLKRMDNDKLSRLILNRSEDDVVDLINEHKSEKANK; from the coding sequence ATGAGTCAAAATGAAAAACAGATAGATAGAGGAGATTTAAAACAGAACTTATCTGAGAAATTTGTATGGGCAATCGCCTATGGATCGTGTATAGGTTGGGGCGCTTTTATATTACCAGGTGACTGGATAGGTCAATCAGGCCCGATTTCTGCAGCTATAGGTATCGTAATTGGTGCATTATTAATGATACTCATTGCGGTAAGTTATGGTGCATTAGTAGAACGTTTTCCGGTTTCAGGCGGAGCCTTTGCATTTAGCTTTTTAGGATTTGGGAGGTACGTAAGTTTCTTCTCATCCTGGTTCTTAACATTTGGGTATATTTGTGTGGTTGCATTAAACGCCACAGCATTTAGTTTATTAATTAAATTTTTATTACCTGATATTTTAGAAACTGGTAAATTATATACGATAGCAGGATGGGATGTGTATATCACTGAAATTCTGATTGCTTCATTATTATTAATTGTCTTTATGTTTATAGCGATTAAAGGTGCAAGTGTTTCAGGATCTCTGCAATACTATTTCTGTGTAGCAATGGTTATTACAATATTATTATTATTTTTCGGTTCTTTCTTTGGTAATAACTTTTCCTTTGAAAATTTACAACCATTAACCAATGAAAGTAAGGGATGGTTTACTTCAATCATAATGATTGTGGCAATTGCGCCATGGGCATATGTTGGATTTGATAATATACCACAGACAGCTGAAGAATTTGATTTTTCGCCTAATAAAACATTCAAACTTATTGTATATAGTTTGTTAGCTGCAGCGTTTACCTATGTATTGATGATATTATACACTAGTTGGTTAAGTACTTCATCGACCAGTTTAAATGGAAACTTATGGTTAACAGGTGCTGTAACACAGGAAGCCTTTGGTTATATTGGCTTAGCAGTGTTAGCAATTGCTATTATCATGGGAATTTTCACTGGATTAAATGGTTTCTTAATGAGCTCTAGTCGTTTGCTATTCTCTATGGGCCGTTCAGGTATTATGCCATCAGTATTTAGTAAATTGCACAATAGATACAAAACACCATATATTGCAATTATCTTCTTAGTTGCTATTACTTTAATCGCACCGTGGTTAGGACGTACCGCCTTGACTTGGATTGTCGATATGTCGTCAACAGGAGTATCTATTGCATACTTTATTACTTGTCTGTCAGCAGCTAGGTTATTTAGCTTCAATAAATCTAGCAATACGTATAGCCCTGTTTATAAAACATTTGCAATCTTAGGTTCAATCGTATCATTTATTTTCTTATTGTTATTATTAGTACCTGGTTCACCAGCGTCACTATCTGTACCTTCATATATTGCATTAGGTAGTTGGTTAGTGATTGGTTTAATCTTCTTTGTAGTGCGCTATCCAAAACTGAAGCGTATGGACAACGATAAATTAAGCAGATTGATTTTAAATCGTTCAGAAGATGACGTCGTAGATTTAATAAATGAACATAAGTCAGAGAAAGCCAATAAATAG
- a CDS encoding DUF5327 family protein — protein MEKEKIIQLIEQELVQADEAQSNVDFEKHIYAIHTLTSLVTETRSNKQRYTDNNFNVSSSFKSSTVQQGNTKSHISENEIRAMGGKVPNSSSQNVTTDTGLNSNKLVTDDEIGNGDSIFDF, from the coding sequence ATGGAAAAAGAAAAGATTATTCAATTGATTGAACAGGAGTTAGTCCAAGCAGACGAAGCTCAAAGTAATGTTGATTTTGAGAAGCATATATATGCGATTCATACATTAACATCATTAGTTACTGAGACTCGTTCTAATAAACAACGTTATACTGACAATAATTTTAATGTATCATCTTCTTTTAAATCATCAACAGTACAACAAGGAAATACTAAATCGCATATTTCTGAAAATGAAATCAGAGCAATGGGTGGAAAAGTTCCAAATAGTTCCAGTCAGAATGTGACAACCGACACTGGATTAAATTCTAATAAATTGGTTACAGATGATGAAATAGGTAATGGTGACTCAATTTTTGATTTTTAA
- the mvaD gene encoding diphosphomevalonate decarboxylase, whose amino-acid sequence MVNSGKARAHTNIALIKYWGKADETYIIPMNNSLSVTLDRFYTETKVTFDESYAKDTLILNGGVVEENEAVKISKFMDIVRELGGTSAHAYIESENYVPTAAGLASSASAYAALAAACDKALNLGLTGKALSRLARRGSGSASRSIYGGFVEWEKGHDDETSYSFPVEADNWENDLAMIFVVINNKSKKVSSRAGMSLTRDTSRFYQYWLDHVDEDITAVKHAINQKDFKQLGEVIEANGLRMHATNLGAQPPFTYMVDDSYLVMDIVHQCREAGYPCYFTMDAGPNVKILVEKKNQQAVMDALYKSFDETQIIASDIISTGVEIIE is encoded by the coding sequence TTGGTCAATAGTGGTAAAGCACGTGCGCATACAAACATTGCACTGATTAAATATTGGGGGAAGGCTGACGAAACTTATATCATTCCGATGAATAATAGTCTTTCTGTAACATTAGACCGTTTTTATACTGAAACAAAAGTTACTTTTGATGAGAGTTATGCCAAAGATACGCTTATTTTAAATGGTGGAGTGGTTGAAGAAAATGAGGCCGTTAAGATAAGTAAATTTATGGATATCGTCAGAGAATTAGGTGGAACATCTGCGCATGCGTATATTGAAAGTGAGAATTATGTACCAACTGCAGCAGGACTTGCTTCTTCAGCAAGTGCGTATGCCGCATTAGCAGCTGCGTGTGACAAGGCTTTAAATCTTGGATTAACGGGTAAAGCCTTATCTAGGTTAGCTCGTAGAGGTTCTGGATCAGCATCAAGAAGTATCTACGGTGGCTTTGTAGAATGGGAAAAAGGTCATGATGATGAAACATCATACAGTTTTCCTGTTGAAGCAGACAATTGGGAAAATGACTTAGCAATGATATTCGTAGTAATCAACAATAAATCTAAAAAAGTATCTAGCCGTGCTGGTATGTCACTAACACGTGATACATCTCGATTTTATCAATATTGGTTGGATCATGTAGATGAAGATATAACAGCAGTTAAGCATGCAATAAACCAAAAAGACTTTAAGCAATTAGGTGAAGTTATAGAGGCAAATGGTTTACGTATGCATGCAACGAACTTAGGAGCACAACCACCATTTACGTATATGGTAGATGATAGTTATCTTGTAATGGATATTGTACACCAATGTCGAGAAGCGGGTTATCCGTGCTACTTTACAATGGATGCTGGACCTAATGTGAAAATTTTAGTTGAAAAGAAAAATCAACAAGCAGTGATGGATGCCTTATATAAATCATTTGACGAAACACAAATCATTGCGAGTGATATTATAAGCACAGGCGTTGAAATTATTGAGTAA
- the thiD gene encoding bifunctional hydroxymethylpyrimidine kinase/phosphomethylpyrimidine kinase, protein MALKKTLTIAGSDTSAGAGMQADLKTFQELNTYGIVALTSIVTMDEKTWSHDVTPIPFDVFEKQLETAISIGPDAVKTGMLGTQEIIKRAGEAFVESGADYFIVDPVMVCKGENEVLNPGNTDAMVEHLLPKATVVTPNLFEAGQLANLGTLKSIDDMKKAAEIIHQQGAKHVIIKGGKALDQDKSYDLYFDGKQFYQLTTDMFQQSYNHGAGCTFAAATTAYLANGKSPKDAVIAAKAFVASAIKNGWKMNDFVGPVDHGAFNRVEHIDVEVTEV, encoded by the coding sequence ATGGCATTGAAAAAAACATTAACAATTGCCGGTTCAGATACTAGTGCTGGAGCAGGTATGCAAGCTGATTTAAAAACCTTTCAGGAATTAAACACATACGGCATTGTAGCACTAACTTCAATCGTAACAATGGATGAAAAAACATGGTCACATGATGTGACACCAATTCCATTTGATGTATTCGAGAAACAATTAGAAACAGCAATTTCAATTGGTCCAGATGCAGTGAAAACAGGCATGCTAGGTACACAAGAAATTATTAAACGCGCTGGCGAAGCATTTGTTGAGTCTGGAGCAGACTACTTTATTGTAGATCCAGTGATGGTATGTAAAGGAGAAAACGAAGTACTAAACCCAGGTAACACAGATGCAATGGTAGAACATTTATTACCAAAAGCTACTGTTGTAACACCAAACTTATTTGAAGCTGGTCAGCTTGCCAATTTAGGTACTTTGAAATCAATAGATGATATGAAAAAAGCCGCTGAAATTATTCATCAACAAGGTGCAAAACACGTTATTATTAAAGGTGGCAAAGCATTAGACCAAGATAAATCATATGACCTTTACTTTGATGGCAAACAGTTCTATCAATTAACAACAGATATGTTCCAACAAAGTTATAACCACGGTGCTGGTTGTACATTCGCAGCAGCTACAACTGCATACTTAGCAAATGGTAAATCACCTAAAGACGCTGTTATCGCTGCAAAAGCATTTGTTGCTTCAGCAATTAAAAATGGTTGGAAAATGAATGACTTTGTTGGTCCCGTTGATCACGGCGCATTTAACCGCGTTGAACACATTGACGTAGAAGTTACAGAAGTTTAA
- the mvk gene encoding mevalonate kinase produces MAQQGYGEANGKVILIGEHAVTFGEPAIAIPFTTGKVKATIESLKETSVSFIKSEVFEGELSKAPEHLKAVITRFIEKYSIKTPIKVSIDTNLPPSRGLGSSAAMAVAFVRASFDYLKKPLSDALLIEEANWAERIAHGKPSGIDTQTIVSNKPVWFQQGQVQNLKPLDLNGYMVVIDTGVRGSTKQAVEDVHNLCKEDRKYLQNVKHIGKLVHEASESIEHHDFEQLASVFNLCQENLRTLTVSHEKIEEILQVSKQQGAIAGKLTGGGRGGSMIVLATDLEIAENIVKCATDLGAHHTWIEYLGG; encoded by the coding sequence ATGGCACAACAAGGATACGGGGAAGCGAATGGTAAGGTAATATTAATTGGTGAACATGCTGTAACATTTGGTGAACCAGCAATTGCAATTCCATTCACGACTGGTAAAGTAAAAGCAACAATTGAATCTTTGAAGGAAACAAGTGTTTCTTTTATCAAAAGTGAAGTATTTGAAGGTGAATTAAGCAAGGCACCTGAACATTTAAAAGCAGTAATTACAAGATTTATTGAAAAATATAGTATTAAAACGCCTATAAAAGTATCGATTGATACAAACTTACCACCTTCTAGAGGATTAGGTTCTAGTGCTGCTATGGCAGTGGCTTTTGTGCGTGCAAGTTTTGATTATCTTAAAAAACCGTTATCTGATGCACTGTTAATTGAAGAAGCGAATTGGGCTGAGCGCATTGCACACGGTAAACCAAGCGGTATTGATACACAAACTATTGTTTCCAATAAGCCTGTGTGGTTTCAACAAGGACAAGTACAAAACTTAAAACCATTAGATTTAAATGGCTATATGGTTGTTATCGACACAGGTGTTCGTGGTTCTACGAAACAAGCAGTAGAAGATGTGCATAATTTATGTAAGGAAGATCGTAAATATCTGCAAAATGTAAAGCATATTGGTAAACTTGTACATGAAGCAAGTGAATCAATTGAACACCATGATTTCGAACAATTAGCCTCTGTATTTAATTTATGCCAAGAGAATTTGAGAACATTAACTGTAAGTCATGAGAAGATTGAAGAAATATTACAAGTAAGTAAGCAACAAGGTGCTATTGCCGGTAAGTTAACTGGTGGTGGTAGAGGTGGTAGTATGATTGTACTAGCTACTGATTTAGAAATAGCAGAGAACATCGTTAAATGTGCAACAGATTTAGGTGCACATCATACATGGATTGAATACTTAGGAGGGTAA
- the hemQ gene encoding hydrogen peroxide-dependent heme synthase — protein sequence MPQAPETLDGWYSLHLLYAIDWSSLRLVPNEERQNLVEELQSFLNKHESARINNTGDHAFYNITGQKADILLWALRPEMKDLNAFENEFNKLRITDFLIPTYSYVSIIELGNYLAGKSDEDPYENPHIKPRLFPELPHSEYICFYPMDKRRNETYNWYMLPLEERQELMYAHGKIGRQYAGKIKQFITGSMGFDDFEWGVTLFADDPLQFKKIVSEMRFDETTARYGDFGSFYVGHIVKKENLQDLFSL from the coding sequence ATGCCACAAGCACCAGAAACACTAGATGGATGGTACAGTTTACATTTATTATATGCTATTGATTGGTCAAGCCTACGTTTAGTTCCGAATGAAGAACGTCAAAATCTCGTAGAAGAGTTACAATCATTTTTAAATAAACATGAATCAGCTCGCATAAACAATACTGGTGACCATGCATTTTACAATATAACAGGTCAAAAAGCAGATATTCTTTTATGGGCATTACGACCAGAAATGAAAGACTTAAACGCCTTTGAAAATGAATTCAATAAATTAAGAATCACTGATTTCTTAATCCCAACATATTCATATGTTTCAATCATAGAATTAGGAAATTATCTTGCTGGAAAATCTGATGAAGATCCTTATGAAAACCCTCATATTAAACCAAGATTATTCCCTGAATTACCACATTCTGAATATATCTGTTTCTATCCAATGGATAAACGTCGTAATGAAACTTATAACTGGTACATGCTCCCACTTGAAGAACGTCAAGAGCTTATGTATGCACACGGCAAAATCGGTCGTCAATACGCTGGAAAAATCAAACAATTTATTACAGGCTCAATGGGATTCGATGACTTTGAATGGGGAGTAACATTATTTGCAGATGATCCATTACAATTCAAAAAAATCGTCTCTGAGATGAGATTTGATGAAACAACAGCACGCTATGGTGACTTCGGTAGTTTCTATGTAGGCCACATTGTTAAGAAAGAAAATTTACAAGACCTTTTTTCATTATAA
- a CDS encoding lipoate--protein ligase family protein, translated as MDLASKYFNTADWRYIDHSSGLAPMQSFAFDDTFSESVGKDLSCSVVRTWVHQHTVILGIHDSRLPYLQDGIRYLTEERGYNAIVRNSGGLGVVLDQGVLNISLIFKGKHDITIDEAFSVMYLLIAKMFEDEDVEIATHEIERSYCPGKFDLSINGKKFAGISQRRVRGGIAVQVYLCVEGDGSERAEMMQSFYERALKDGETKFTYPNIEPSCMASLETLLNKKITVQDVMFQLLYAIKDLGGRLNMEPITDEEWQLYEGYFEKMIERNAKINQTMN; from the coding sequence ATGGATTTAGCAAGTAAATATTTTAATACCGCAGATTGGCGTTATATAGATCATTCTTCGGGTTTGGCGCCTATGCAGTCATTTGCATTTGATGATACATTTTCTGAAAGTGTAGGGAAAGATTTATCATGTAGTGTTGTTCGCACATGGGTACATCAACATACTGTAATATTAGGTATTCATGATTCAAGGTTACCTTATTTGCAAGATGGTATACGTTATCTTACTGAAGAGCGTGGTTATAATGCTATTGTTAGAAACTCGGGCGGACTAGGTGTGGTCTTAGATCAAGGTGTGCTGAACATATCATTGATTTTTAAAGGGAAACATGACATAACGATTGATGAAGCTTTTTCAGTAATGTATTTATTAATTGCTAAAATGTTTGAAGATGAAGATGTTGAAATAGCGACACATGAAATCGAAAGGTCATATTGTCCAGGTAAATTTGACTTGAGCATTAATGGTAAAAAGTTTGCTGGTATTTCGCAAAGACGCGTTCGTGGTGGTATTGCAGTTCAAGTTTACCTTTGTGTAGAAGGTGATGGCAGTGAAAGAGCTGAGATGATGCAGTCCTTTTATGAACGTGCATTAAAAGATGGCGAAACCAAATTCACTTATCCAAATATTGAACCATCTTGTATGGCGTCTTTAGAAACGCTATTAAATAAGAAGATAACAGTCCAAGATGTGATGTTCCAATTGTTGTATGCAATCAAAGATTTAGGCGGACGCTTGAACATGGAGCCAATAACTGATGAGGAATGGCAATTATATGAAGGTTATTTTGAAAAAATGATAGAGCGTAACGCTAAAATCAATCAAACAATGAATTAG
- a CDS encoding threonine/serine exporter family protein yields MFWILNFLFSYTASLFFGVIFDVPKRLYNIVGLVGACGWMVYILFYDGFSTHTIYSSFFGSLALGCLSHIMARVKKEPVIIFMIPGIIPLVPGGLAFDATKNLVLLEFSKAINTMLEVTLIAGAIALGLLFADQIAKLIVSGTKIRKKRV; encoded by the coding sequence ATGTTTTGGATATTAAATTTTCTATTTAGCTATACCGCCTCCCTCTTTTTCGGTGTAATATTTGATGTTCCTAAACGTCTATATAACATTGTAGGACTTGTTGGAGCTTGTGGTTGGATGGTTTATATTTTATTTTATGATGGATTTTCTACGCACACGATCTACTCTAGTTTCTTCGGAAGTCTAGCTTTAGGTTGTTTAAGTCATATCATGGCTCGTGTTAAAAAAGAACCGGTTATCATCTTTATGATTCCAGGAATAATTCCATTAGTCCCTGGTGGACTAGCCTTTGATGCAACTAAGAATCTAGTACTGTTAGAGTTTAGTAAAGCTATAAATACAATGTTAGAAGTCACACTTATAGCTGGTGCAATAGCGTTAGGATTGCTCTTCGCTGACCAAATAGCCAAACTAATTGTTTCCGGAACAAAAATACGTAAAAAACGCGTGTGA
- the vraX gene encoding C1q-binding complement inhibitor VraX produces the protein MIIYKQAFENGNPIYEIITKTFKTISVKFDENFNMNELYKLLSLLENDVDNMKLSY, from the coding sequence ATGATTATCTACAAACAAGCTTTTGAAAATGGTAACCCAATATATGAAATTATCACCAAGACTTTCAAAACAATTTCTGTTAAATTCGATGAAAATTTCAACATGAATGAATTATATAAGTTACTCTCTCTACTTGAAAATGATGTTGATAACATGAAGTTAAGTTATTAA
- a CDS encoding uracil-DNA glycosylase, with protein MEWSDIFHDITTRHNFTAMHDFLEKEYTTEVVYPDRENIYQAFDLTPFEDVKVVILGQDPYHGPNQAHGLAFSVQPDAKFPPSLRNMYKELEDDIGCIRKSPHLQDWAREGVLLLNTVLTVRQGQAHSHKNIGWETFTDEVIKAVSEQLKNVVFILWGKPAQQKIKLIDTTKHHIIQSPHPSPLSAYRGFFGSKPYSLTNKYLQTNGIQPVNWCESED; from the coding sequence ATGGAATGGTCGGATATTTTTCATGATATAACTACGCGACATAACTTTACTGCCATGCACGATTTTTTAGAAAAAGAATATACTACTGAAGTGGTGTATCCAGATAGAGAAAACATTTATCAAGCATTTGATTTAACGCCTTTTGAAGACGTGAAAGTGGTCATATTAGGTCAAGACCCTTATCATGGACCGAATCAAGCACATGGATTAGCTTTTTCAGTGCAGCCAGATGCCAAGTTTCCACCTTCTTTACGAAATATGTATAAAGAACTTGAAGATGATATTGGTTGTATAAGAAAATCTCCACATTTACAGGATTGGGCACGTGAGGGTGTCTTATTATTAAATACTGTTTTGACGGTTCGCCAAGGGCAAGCGCATTCCCATAAAAATATTGGCTGGGAAACCTTTACTGATGAAGTGATAAAAGCGGTATCTGAACAATTGAAAAATGTCGTGTTTATTTTATGGGGGAAACCCGCCCAACAGAAAATTAAGCTAATAGACACTACAAAACACCATATTATTCAGTCTCCACATCCAAGCCCGTTGTCAGCATATCGTGGTTTCTTTGGATCAAAACCGTATTCTCTGACAAATAAATATTTACAAACAAATGGCATTCAACCAGTGAATTGGTGTGAGAGTGAGGATTAA
- the pta gene encoding phosphate acetyltransferase, producing MSLLDVLQEKLSGKNVKIVLPEGEDERVLTAATQLQGTDYVTPVVLGNEANIKALANDKGLDIANLEIIDPETSELKQELVTAFVERRKGKATEEQAQEMLKNVNYFGTMLVYTGKAEGLVSGAAHSTGDTVRPALQIIKTKPGVSKTSGIFFMIKDDQQYIFGDCAINPTLEAQDLAEIAVESAKSAKSFGMSPRVAMLSFSTKGSAKSDDVEKVSNAVDIAQEKIKADNIEDVVVDGEFQFDAAIVPEVAKKKAPDAKIQGDANVFVFPSLEAGNIGYKIAQRLGGFDAVGPVLQGLNSPVNDLSRGCSIEDVYNLSIITAAQSLQ from the coding sequence ATGTCTTTATTAGATGTATTACAAGAAAAACTTTCAGGAAAAAACGTGAAAATAGTCTTACCTGAAGGAGAAGACGAACGAGTACTAACAGCAGCAACACAATTACAAGGGACAGACTATGTGACACCTGTAGTATTAGGTAACGAAGCAAATATTAAAGCCTTAGCTAATGACAAAGGTTTAGATATTGCAAATTTAGAAATTATTGATCCAGAAACAAGTGAATTAAAACAAGAATTAGTAACTGCTTTTGTTGAACGTCGTAAAGGTAAAGCAACAGAAGAACAAGCACAAGAAATGTTGAAAAATGTTAACTACTTCGGCACAATGCTTGTTTATACTGGTAAAGCAGAAGGTCTTGTTAGTGGTGCGGCTCATTCTACTGGAGATACTGTGCGTCCAGCATTACAAATTATCAAAACAAAGCCTGGTGTCTCTAAAACTTCAGGTATCTTCTTTATGATTAAAGACGATCAGCAATACATTTTTGGTGATTGTGCAATTAATCCTACACTTGAAGCACAAGATTTAGCTGAAATTGCAGTTGAAAGTGCTAAGTCTGCTAAAAGTTTCGGTATGTCACCACGCGTGGCAATGTTAAGTTTCTCAACAAAAGGATCTGCTAAATCAGATGATGTTGAAAAAGTCTCAAACGCTGTAGACATAGCTCAAGAGAAAATTAAAGCTGATAATATTGAAGACGTCGTTGTAGATGGTGAATTCCAATTTGACGCAGCAATTGTACCAGAAGTTGCGAAGAAAAAAGCACCAGACGCTAAAATTCAAGGCGATGCAAATGTATTCGTATTTCCAAGTTTAGAAGCTGGAAATATCGGTTATAAAATTGCTCAACGTCTTGGTGGCTTTGATGCAGTTGGTCCAGTATTACAAGGTCTTAACTCACCAGTAAATGATTTATCACGTGGCTGTTCTATAGAAGACGTATATAATCTATCAATCATTACTGCTGCACAATCATTACAATAA